TCCCTAACGACGTTAACCCGGGCCATCGCGGCGACACCGCCGTCGAAAACCACAACAGCCTGGAGACGCTGACTAGCCACGCCAAGGCGCTGGAGGACCACGGCTGGAAGGGCGCGCTCATCGGCACCGGATGGGGCCGCCCCGACACATTCACCGTCGCGGCTGCCCTTGTCGTTCGCACCACCACGTTCGAGCCGCTGATCGCGATCCGCCCCGGCTATTGGCGACCGGCACATTTCGCCTCCGCCGCCGCGACGCTGGATCAACTCAGCGGCGGCCGCGTGCGCGTCAACATCGTATCAGGCAGGGATAATCTTGCCGCCTATGGCGATAGCGAGGGCGACCAGGCGCATCGCTATGGTCGCACCAAGGAGTTCATGCGGCTCACCCGCAAGCTCTGGACGGAGGAGAACGTCTCCTATGAGGGCGAGCATTTTCGCGTGAACGATTCCACGGCCGCCCCACGCATCCAGCCTCGTGGTGATCGCCTGCATCCCAAACTCTATTTCGGCGGCGCCTCGAATGCGGCGGAGCGCGTTTCCGCCACGGAGGCCGATGTCCAGCTCTTCTGGGGCGAGCCGCTCGCCGACATCGGCGAACGGATCAGCCGGCTCAAGGCAATGAGCAGAGAGCTCGATCGCGATCTTCCGCCTCTGGAGTTCGGGCTGCGCATCACGACTCTGGTTCGCGACACGACGGAGCAGGCCTGGGCCGATGCCGAGGCGAAGGTTGCGGAAATGGCCGGAGGCACCGGAGCTCGCTGGAGCGATCATCGGCAATCGGTCGCCGTCGGCCAGAAGCGGCTGTTCGATCTCGCCGCGCGCGGCGACGTGCTCGATGACAATCTCTATACCGCGCCGGGCAAATTCGGCGGCGGAGGGGCGGGCACCACCTGGTTGGTCGGCTCGGCCGAAGATGTCGCCCGTTCGCTGCGCAAATATCGCGATCTGGGCATCACGCATTTCGTCCTCTCGGACACGCCCTATCTCCCGGAAATCAAACGACAGGGCGAGCAATTATTGCCGCTCCTGCGCGAGCACGTTTCGGCATGATCGAGCGGCGCCATACGACTACCGGCGCCATCATCGGTGTCGGTGTCGCCCGTCGAGCCTCGACCGTGCATTGCGGTGTTGCCGGCAACATCTGATCGCCTGGGTCGTCACGCTACCGGCCGCGGCGGTGATTTAATCCCGCAGAACCGCAAACCAAACTCTGATCTCATTTGTCGGTGATTATACCGCCGTGAGGGTTTTATTGCGCTTGCGATTTATTTATAGGCAAGGCTAAATATCTTCACCACTTTCTTAGCCTTGCGAAGGTGAGCCATCTTGACGAAACCGCCTGCCACCCCGGAAAGCCGTCTTTCTTCAACCGAAGTGGAGACGCATGTCGAGGCCTTTCAAAAAAGCCGCGACGATCGACGTACGGAATTGATGGAAGACTACGTCGAGCTCATCGCCGACCTGATAGAGCATGCCGGAGAGGCACGCCAGACCGATATTGCGCAGAGACTGGGGGTAACGCAGCCGACGGTCGCAAAGATGCTTAAGCGTCTGGCCGAGGAAAACCTGATCACGCAGCGCCCCTATCGCGGCGTCTTCCTGACCGAGGAAGGTCAGCGCCTGGCGGTTGCGACCCGGCGACGGCACGTGGTTGTTGAAGCCGTCCTCTGCCGTCTCGGCGTCGATCCCGACACCGCACGAAATGATGCCGAGGGCATCGAACACCATGTCAGCGAAAAGACCCTCGAAGCGTTTGAACGCTTTTTGAAGACGTGATGGTTGCAAATATCGCGCAAATTCGGCTGTTCATTGAGCCGAAGAGCCTTTTTGGGCACAGTTTCAACAGGAATGAATTGAAAATAAGCCGCAATTGATCGCCCGGCTTGACCCAATATCCGATATCAACGCAAGCTTTACAAATGCTCGTTAAGCAGAACTTAGCGAACCGCCGGTCTTTCTATTTGACATACTTGTTTTATTGCCGGCGCAGGGAATCATGATGAACGCCCAGGATCTTAGCAGCACCGTTTTCGACCTCGCCCCCGTCGCCATGTGGCTGGAGGATTTCAGCGGCGTCAAGGAGCAATTCGAACTCTGGCGCGCGGAAAGCGTGACGGACCTGCGCTCATATTTGCTTGCCGACGTCCAGCGCGTCGCGGCCTGCTCGCAAAGGATCAGGCTCCTTGCCGTCAATGCCAAGACGCTGGAACTCTTCGAAGCGCCGTCCTTCGAGGTGCTGGCCGGCGGGGTTTCCAGGATATTCCGGGACGAGATGCTGCAAAGCCATGTGAACGAGCTGGTGGCTCTCTGGGAAGGCAGGACCGAGTTTTCCGGCACGACGGTCAATTATTCGCTTGGTGGCAGAAGGCTCGATATCCAGCTTCGCGGCGTCATTCTGCCGGGGCATGAGACATCCTGGAACAGGTTGCTGCTGACCACGGAGGATGTGACGGCACGCGAGGAAGCAAGGCGCCTGGAGGAACGGCAGCGCCGCTATGCGGAGGCTTTATTCGAGCATTCGCCGGTGTCCCTATGGGTCGAGGACTTCAGCCGTATCAAGATCTTGCTCGACGAAATCCGTGATCGCGGCATTGTCGACTTTCAGGTATTTCTCGACGTGCATCCGGAATTCGTACAGCAATGTATGAGCGAGATCAGCGTGCTCGATGTCAACCAGGCGACGCTCGACCTCTTCTGCGCCGCCGATCGCCAGACCCTGTACCACCGGATCGGCGACGTGTTCCGCGACGATATGGAAAAGCATTTTCGCGGCCAGTTGGTGGAATTGTGGAACGGACGGCTCTTTCATCAACGCGAAGTGCTGAACTATGCGCTCGACGGATCGGATCGCCACGTTCTCCTGCAGTTTTCCGTCTTTCCCGGTTATGAGGACGACTGGTCGCTGGTGCAAGTGGCACTCACCGACATTACCGCGCGCAAAAAGGCGGAAGCCTATCTCGAATATCTCGGTAAGCACGATGTACTGACCAGGCTTTTCAACCGCGCCTTCTATATGGACGAACTCAACAGGCTGGAGCGCAAATCGCTTCGACCGGTCTCGGCCATCATCCTCGATCTCAACGCCCTCAAGGAGGCTAACGACGAGAGCGGGCACGACGCCGGCGACGCATTGCTGCGCCGGATGGGCGAGGTGCTGAACAGCGTCGTATCCTTGCCGAACCACGCCGCCCGCATCGGCGGCGACGAGTTTGCCATTCTCATGCCCGGCGCGGACGACGTCACGGCTGCCGCGATGGTTGAGACGATCAACGAACTGCTGAAGATCAACAATCAGTTCTATTCCAGCGCGCCGCTCAGCGTCTCCATCGGCGTTGCGACGAGCCAGCCCGGCGAGACCATGGAATCCATGATCAAGCGCGCGGATCTCGGCATGTACGAGCAGAAGAAGGCCCATTACGCCGCGGCCGCCACCATGGGCGCACATCAGGCAAAGCACGGCGCTTGAATCATCGGGCCTAGAAGCTGATGCCGCAATCAGTTGAAATAGCTGATTTTCATGCGCCCGGCGATCGGGAACAAAAACCGCGACACCTCATTTGGCCTTCTGGAAAAGAGGGAGCTCTGAAATGGAAGATCAAACGACCAATGTCGTCGTCGCTACCCGGACGGCGCTCGACCAGGCCTCGGCACTTGCCGTCCACTATGGCTTCTCGCTTCTCGGCGCGATCATTCTCCTGATCGGCGGCTGGATTCTCGCCGGCATTATCAGCCGCTCCGCCTATCGCGTCATCTCGCGTATTCGCGGCATCGACGAAACCCTGGCGAGTTTCTTCCAGAACCTCCTGCACTACAGCCTGCTGATACTGGTCTTCATCACCGTTCTTGGACAATTCGGCGTTCAGACCGCCTCCATCATCGCCGCTCTCGGTGCTGCCGGCCTGGCGGTCGGCCTGGCGCTGCAAGGCACGCTGCAAAACATCGCGGCCGGCATCATGCTGTTGATCCTGCGGCCATTCCGGGTCGGCGAATATATCGAGACGGTCAACGTCAAAGGCTACATCAGGGATATCGGCCTCTTCGCAACGGAGATGAAAACGGCGGACGGCCTCTATCTCATGGCACCGAACTCCACGCTCTGGAATACCCCCATAATCAACTACAGCCGCGAACCGGATCGCCGTCAGGAATTGTCCGTTGCCTTGGGCGAAAATGCCGACATCGACCTTGCCCGAAAGACCATCCTCGACGTCTTGAAGGCGGATCAGCGCATCAGGAACGCTCCCGCGTCGAAGGTCTATCTCGACGATCTGGCCATCGACCAAACCGTCTTGAACATCGAATATTGGACAATCACCGCGTCATGGACAGATGTTCGGCACGATGTCGTGTCAAGACTGAAGGCCCGGCTTGTCGGGCCTGACATCACGGTCAAGTCACCCACCGAGCCTACGGGGCCGGCCGATTGACCCTCTTCGTGCTAGAGCAATTCCAGGAAAAGTGCATAGCGGTTTTCCGTCCGGAATTGCGTAGAAACAAAAGGCTAGAGCGTTTTCGCGATTCGAAGAAAAGCGGAAACGCTCTAAGCCTGCCGCCGGCAGGGAGCTGAACCAGCGGCAGGCTTCGCGAGGCCATAATACCTCGAGCAAGATCGGTCTCTTGCCTGCCTTAAACTTGCCTGAGTGGCATTTGTTCCGCGCGTGACCGGCAGAGGCTTTACCGGCTCACCCTACCATTTGACGCGGTAATCGAGGCGCAGATTGCCGGCTGGCGTCAAAGTCTCCAGATCGGCGAAGGATGCCGAGAAATTGAGATTCGGCGCCAATGGCTGCTGAAACGAGACCGTGCTGGAAAAGGTGCTGCCCACATCCTTCAAATTACCGATTGCGGAAAACGAGGTTCCCGTCCACGGAACAGCGACGGTGACGGCCTGCGTCGCGGTGATGGAGTTTGCCGCGTTTCGCGATCCTGCGTAATTCACGTTCAACGAGCGGGACGTGCTCATATCCAGGTTTTCGGATACCGTCCAGCTCCGCGAGCGTTCGAGGCAAAGGGCTCCCATGCTGTTCAGAGTATCGACCCTCAAGGCGACTTCACGACGCCATACGGTCGAAAAACGCCTGTGATCGTCGATCGCCGTGCCCCACAAGGTCGCCAAGCTGCTGCTGGGGAGGAGCGCGCCGCTGGCTGCGCCACCGAAGCCGAGATCCATGCCCGCGCTGACGTCCCACGCCATCGGCAACCGAAAACCAAGCGTCGTCTTGTATGTTCGCGGCGCGACCTTGACCGGCGACCAGATCATCAGATCGCTGGCTTTGGACACCTGCGGCAAGCTGACACTCGCGAAAAGACCAAGAACGCCACGCAGGACGCGTTTTGACTTGAAGCCCATGTTAAAAGCCCGCATTCTCTGTGCCCGGACGCGACGATGTCCAGGGCGCACTAAGACAACAGCCAGACACGGAACAACGCCGCATTCTGGCTTCGGATTGATTTTGTTCGCTTAAGCGCCGGCAGATCGCAGCGCATCGGAGCCACATGTTGACGACATCCGATTGAAGGAAATGACGCCGCTCCAAATCAGGCAGCCCCTTCGCGCAAAAGACTCCCATCCGGCGCCGCGCTTGTAAACCCCGCGCGCCGATGTTTTTTGCTGCGTTGCACACATGTCGCACTCGCGACACGGCCGCCTTGAAACCGTAACACCGCGAGTGGCCTGAAAAACTGGCCCTTCCCCATGTTCAATGACGGATGATCACATTCCCGCGATCAAGCGCCGGCGAGGCAACGAAGCGGCAGCCCCTCGCCTCACCACCGCGCTGACAATGTGATGGATATCGGATAGTTTTCCGGTCGAAAGGAAACATCGTTGCGCATTCCGCCCATCATCATCACCGCACGCGTTCACCCTGAAGACCTCGCTCCCTTCAATCGCCTTCGCCAGGAGAACTTCCCTCCCGAAGGGAACTTTCTTGAGGCGCATGTCACGATCTTCCACCATCTTCCGGGACAGCATCTCGTACGCGTACGGGAACTGGTCGCGAAGCTCATCGAGGATCGGGACGCACCAGCGGCGGTTGTAAGCGGTGTGCGCCATCTCGGGGCGGGTGTCGCATTTGCAATCGATAGCCCCGGCCTGCTCGATCTGCGCGCCGAAATGGTTGCGCTCTTCGGATCGTGGCCGGGACCTCAGGACCTGCGGAAGTGGCGACCGCACATCACCATCCAAAATAAAGCTCCGAGAGCGAAGGCGGATGCGCTCTTCTTCCAACTGCGAGAGGGGTTTGAACGGCGGCCGATCAGGATCACCGGAATTGATCTCTCCAGCTATCTCGGCGGCCCGTGGCAGCATGAGGCCACAGTGCCATTCAAACGCGATGAGGAACCCAAGTAGGCATACGCTTTTAGAATCTGCATCAAGCTTGTCTCTGAGGCGTGACCTCGCTCAACAGCCAATCCTGGAACAATGTCGCAGTCTCGTTCGTCTGCTTCTTTTCCGGCATGACAACATAATAGCTGTTCTCGGTCGGCATCGGCAGATCGAACAGCGGCAGGAGCGTGCCCGTCTTCAACTCCTCTTCGATCAGATAGGTAGGCAGAAGCGCGACACCGAGCCCGGAAATTGCCGCGGCGATGATCATGGAAAATTGGTCGAAGCGCGCGCCGGGATAGGCGTTTTCGGCCGGCAGTTTCTGCAGGTCGAACCATTGCGCCCAGAGCTTCGGGCGTGTGGTCAGATGCAGCAGCGGCGCATGCGATAGATCCTCCGGACCGCCGAGATCGAGCCGCCCGGCCAGTTGCCGGCCGGCGACGGGAAGGACGGTCTCGCTGCAAAGAAACGTCGCGACCGCTCCGGCCCAGGCCGGCAAGCCATAGTGAATGGCGAGATCGAAATTGTCCTCATCGAAACTGAAGGGTTTGGAGCGCGATTCCACGGTGACGGCGACATCACGGTGCTCCTCGAGAAATCGGCCGAGGCGGGGTACCAGCCAGCGCGTGCCGAAGGTTGGCAAGGTCGCGACCTTCAGCGACAATTTCATCTGGCCGGCGGCAACGGCGCCGATCATCAGCCGCTCCGAACGCAGGAGCAGGTCCTTGACCTCCGGCAGCAGCCGAAGCCCGGCCTCAGAGAGCACGACACGCTGGCGGACGCGTTCGAACAGCTTTAGACCCGTCTGCTGCTCCAGATCGCTGATCTGGCGGCTGACGGCGCTTTGGGTAAGATTGAGCTCTTCGGCGGCGCGCGAAAAATTCTGATGGCGCGCGGCGCATTCGAATGCCTGCAGATTGACGATGTCAGGGATGAGGCGTCGACGCATGATCATTCCATTTTCGCATCAAGTTAGAATTCTCTCTCACAAGACCGGCTGCCAAACAAGAGATATCCTGCCAATTAGGAATGACATAGCCTTTCAGGAAGAGATCGTACATGAAGCCTGATCACGTCTCGACCAGCTATATTCGCAGCGCTTTTTCCGCCGCCATGTCGGCGATGTATCGTGAAGAAGTGCCCGCCTACGGTACGCTCATGGAACTGGTCGCCCGCGTCAACGACGAAACGCTGGCCGCGAACCCAAAGCTCAGGGAACGCCTTGAGGCGACGGACTATCTCGATCGCATCTCCGAGGAACGCCACGGCGCCATCCGGCTCGGCACCGCAGCCGAACTTGCGATGATGGCGCGCGTCTTCGCCGTCATGGGCATGTATCCCGTCGGCTATTACGACCTTTCGACTGCCGGCGTGCCCGTGCATTCGACGGCATTCCGCCCGATCGGCGATACTGAACTGAAGCGCAACCCCTTTCGCGTCTTCACTTCGCTGCTGCGGCTCGACCTGATCGCAGACGAAAACCTGCGCGAGGCATCGGCCCAAATTCTCTCGAAGCGCCGGATTTTCACCGAAAGCGCCATTGCTCTCACCGAGAAGGCCGAACGCGACGGCGGCCTCTGCAAGGAGGATGCCGAGCGTTTCGTCAGCGAAGTGCTCGAGACTTTCCGCTGGCACGACGAGGCCAACGTCGATGCCGCCATGTACAAGCGCCTCCATGACGCACATCGCCTGATCGCCGATGTCGTTTCGTTCAAGGGTCCTCATATCAACCATCTGACGCCGCGCACGCTGGATATCGACCAGGTGCAGACGCTGATGCCCGATTATGACATTGCGCCGAAGGCCATCGTCGAAGGCCCGCCGACGCGTGCCTGTCCGATCCTGCTGCGTCAGACCTCCTTCAAGGCACTGGAAGAGCCGGTATCCTTCCGCAATACCGATGGCATCTGGGAAACCGGCTCGCACACCGCCCGCTTCGGCGAGATCGAGCAGCGCGGCATTGCGCTCACGCCCAAGGGCCGCGCCCTTTACGACCGTTTGCTCGACCAATCCCGGAAGATCGTGCGGCCCGCCGCAGACGGATCGAATGCGCGGGAGTATGAGGCCGCGCTCGCGCAGAGTTTCGCCGAATTCCCCGATGATTGGGCGGCAATCCGCGCTGAAGAACTCGGCTATTTCGCCTATTCGCTGACGACCAAGGGCAAGGCTGCAGGCGTTGCAGGCAATCTTTCCCTCGAAACGCTGATCGAAGAAGGTCTCATCCAGTTCGATCCGATCGTCTACGAAGACTTCCTGCCCGTCAGCGCCGCCGG
Above is a window of Rhizobium sp. CCGE531 DNA encoding:
- a CDS encoding VOC family protein, coding for MKPDHVSTSYIRSAFSAAMSAMYREEVPAYGTLMELVARVNDETLAANPKLRERLEATDYLDRISEERHGAIRLGTAAELAMMARVFAVMGMYPVGYYDLSTAGVPVHSTAFRPIGDTELKRNPFRVFTSLLRLDLIADENLREASAQILSKRRIFTESAIALTEKAERDGGLCKEDAERFVSEVLETFRWHDEANVDAAMYKRLHDAHRLIADVVSFKGPHINHLTPRTLDIDQVQTLMPDYDIAPKAIVEGPPTRACPILLRQTSFKALEEPVSFRNTDGIWETGSHTARFGEIEQRGIALTPKGRALYDRLLDQSRKIVRPAADGSNAREYEAALAQSFAEFPDDWAAIRAEELGYFAYSLTTKGKAAGVAGNLSLETLIEEGLIQFDPIVYEDFLPVSAAGIFQSNLGDSAQQEFVASPNQKRFETDLGMKVLNEFDHYAGIEQASIDACLRALSQQDAAE
- a CDS encoding LLM class flavin-dependent oxidoreductase, translated to MSSNCEFLWYIPNDVNPGHRGDTAVENHNSLETLTSHAKALEDHGWKGALIGTGWGRPDTFTVAAALVVRTTTFEPLIAIRPGYWRPAHFASAAATLDQLSGGRVRVNIVSGRDNLAAYGDSEGDQAHRYGRTKEFMRLTRKLWTEENVSYEGEHFRVNDSTAAPRIQPRGDRLHPKLYFGGASNAAERVSATEADVQLFWGEPLADIGERISRLKAMSRELDRDLPPLEFGLRITTLVRDTTEQAWADAEAKVAEMAGGTGARWSDHRQSVAVGQKRLFDLAARGDVLDDNLYTAPGKFGGGGAGTTWLVGSAEDVARSLRKYRDLGITHFVLSDTPYLPEIKRQGEQLLPLLREHVSA
- a CDS encoding 2'-5' RNA ligase family protein codes for the protein MRIPPIIITARVHPEDLAPFNRLRQENFPPEGNFLEAHVTIFHHLPGQHLVRVRELVAKLIEDRDAPAAVVSGVRHLGAGVAFAIDSPGLLDLRAEMVALFGSWPGPQDLRKWRPHITIQNKAPRAKADALFFQLREGFERRPIRITGIDLSSYLGGPWQHEATVPFKRDEEPK
- the mntR gene encoding manganese-binding transcriptional regulator MntR, translated to MTKPPATPESRLSSTEVETHVEAFQKSRDDRRTELMEDYVELIADLIEHAGEARQTDIAQRLGVTQPTVAKMLKRLAEENLITQRPYRGVFLTEEGQRLAVATRRRHVVVEAVLCRLGVDPDTARNDAEGIEHHVSEKTLEAFERFLKT
- a CDS encoding sensor domain-containing diguanylate cyclase yields the protein MNAQDLSSTVFDLAPVAMWLEDFSGVKEQFELWRAESVTDLRSYLLADVQRVAACSQRIRLLAVNAKTLELFEAPSFEVLAGGVSRIFRDEMLQSHVNELVALWEGRTEFSGTTVNYSLGGRRLDIQLRGVILPGHETSWNRLLLTTEDVTAREEARRLEERQRRYAEALFEHSPVSLWVEDFSRIKILLDEIRDRGIVDFQVFLDVHPEFVQQCMSEISVLDVNQATLDLFCAADRQTLYHRIGDVFRDDMEKHFRGQLVELWNGRLFHQREVLNYALDGSDRHVLLQFSVFPGYEDDWSLVQVALTDITARKKAEAYLEYLGKHDVLTRLFNRAFYMDELNRLERKSLRPVSAIILDLNALKEANDESGHDAGDALLRRMGEVLNSVVSLPNHAARIGGDEFAILMPGADDVTAAAMVETINELLKINNQFYSSAPLSVSIGVATSQPGETMESMIKRADLGMYEQKKAHYAAAATMGAHQAKHGA
- a CDS encoding LysR family transcriptional regulator; translation: MIMRRRLIPDIVNLQAFECAARHQNFSRAAEELNLTQSAVSRQISDLEQQTGLKLFERVRQRVVLSEAGLRLLPEVKDLLLRSERLMIGAVAAGQMKLSLKVATLPTFGTRWLVPRLGRFLEEHRDVAVTVESRSKPFSFDEDNFDLAIHYGLPAWAGAVATFLCSETVLPVAGRQLAGRLDLGGPEDLSHAPLLHLTTRPKLWAQWFDLQKLPAENAYPGARFDQFSMIIAAAISGLGVALLPTYLIEEELKTGTLLPLFDLPMPTENSYYVVMPEKKQTNETATLFQDWLLSEVTPQRQA
- a CDS encoding mechanosensitive ion channel domain-containing protein, producing MEDQTTNVVVATRTALDQASALAVHYGFSLLGAIILLIGGWILAGIISRSAYRVISRIRGIDETLASFFQNLLHYSLLILVFITVLGQFGVQTASIIAALGAAGLAVGLALQGTLQNIAAGIMLLILRPFRVGEYIETVNVKGYIRDIGLFATEMKTADGLYLMAPNSTLWNTPIINYSREPDRRQELSVALGENADIDLARKTILDVLKADQRIRNAPASKVYLDDLAIDQTVLNIEYWTITASWTDVRHDVVSRLKARLVGPDITVKSPTEPTGPAD